A genomic region of Candidatus Sysuiplasma acidicola contains the following coding sequences:
- a CDS encoding transposase — translation ERMRFILPLKRDSAFIDYSPARGDIRTGFDGCFMFDDRVIWHRMKKTGKRRVILFLDEDLRTEEGRDMIARIKDGKGKMSSYHEQMQKMGTIAVITNTTARAHKVYELLKRRIEIEQTFDTFKNTLHADRSYMRSDVSMQGWMFINFVALLLYYRVYDLLFRKKMLKKYSPKDVLLHLSLISKMKIGDRWVLSEIPKQSRILMEKLGIETPIP, via the coding sequence GGAGAGAATGCGCTTCATACTCCCGCTCAAGAGGGACAGCGCATTCATCGATTACTCACCTGCAAGGGGTGACATACGCACAGGATTCGACGGCTGTTTCATGTTCGATGACAGGGTAATATGGCACAGGATGAAGAAGACGGGAAAGAGGAGGGTCATCCTCTTCCTTGACGAGGACCTCAGGACAGAGGAGGGTAGGGACATGATTGCACGCATCAAGGATGGTAAGGGGAAGATGTCATCGTACCATGAACAGATGCAGAAGATGGGCACCATTGCAGTCATAACGAACACGACTGCAAGGGCTCACAAGGTTTACGAGCTTCTGAAGAGGAGGATCGAGATTGAACAGACATTCGACACGTTCAAGAACACGCTGCATGCCGACCGCTCCTACATGAGGAGCGATGTCAGCATGCAGGGTTGGATGTTCATAAACTTCGTCGCACTCCTGCTCTATTACAGGGTTTACGACCTGCTGTTCAGGAAGAAGATGCTCAAGAAATATTCGCCAAAGGATGTACTGCTCCACCTGTCGCTCATATCTAAGATGAAGATAGGTGACAGGTGGGTGCTGTCGGAGATACCGAAGCAGTCCAGGATATTGATGGAAAAGCTTGGAATCGAGACACCAATTCCCTAA